In the Ictalurus furcatus strain D&B chromosome 13, Billie_1.0, whole genome shotgun sequence genome, TGGGTGCAATCAAGGTCATGTACAGGAACCTGACACTGACACAAGGAGAACCATGTACACACAGGGAGAATATATGAAACTTCCTAATGAGAGTAACTAGATCTCAGGATCCAACCGAAGACCCAGGAGATGTGTGGTACTACCTTCTGCACTGACATCCAACTTTGTATCATaaaactacaaacaaacaaacaaacaaaagcccACTAACACCATACACATACTCATCTGGTCATTTCTAGCCATGGTGCAAATACACACAGCTCACCTTTCCTGAGTTGCAAATGTGTCTGGTTTATCACCATGGGGGTTTATAGCATTATTAAAATGCTCAGAGCAGGACTTTGGACCAGCAGATGCAGTTGTGGATGGCTATCTCTAAAAATGTTTCCATAATTATCACATAGCACACAGTGGTGTTGATTTTAAATCACTATATAGAGAATTATTTGGCTCAATAACCTCATTTAAAGCCTGGGAGATATAATTCTGATAGAGTTGAAACTGTATTAGTTGGTTCTATATCCAAATTCTAATTAAAGCCACAACAATAAAGCTAAAAGTCAGAAAATATGCAACATATCCAGGTCATGTGTTTAATTCTTGGCATGGAACAAGGGAATGACACTGAACATATGTCAGTCTTCTTTATCATGTTGataagcaaaatataaataccaTGACAACTATAGCTACTCCCTGACCAAAGGTCTGATTATTTTATGGCACTTTTTATGGGGGTGATGGCTGTATTTCCTGTTGCCACTGATCTGGATACATTTTCCCCCGTCTCTTAGTCCTATTGTTATTCATTCTAAGAGAACCACAAAACAGGTCTGGGATCTGAAAACTTAACAATCTAAGATCATGATGACGCACAGAGACTCTTGCCCTCTGCCTCTTCTCCACCCAGTGCCGTAGTTCCCTATTACGAGTGCTAGGAATAGGCTTTTTTTTATCTGTGCAGTTGGGAAACGGGTCTGGACTACTACAGTGGGACAAATATTTAAGATTGAGAACAGACAATACACAGCAGAACCATGCCATCGAGTGAGAAGATTTTGTACTTCCTGTCCAGTGCTGTGTTAACTATAGTCGGCTTGGCGGTCCTCAGTTATGGGATGTCAGCAGAGTGGGCCTCCTCCATCATGGCCTGTTCACCTAAAATTGACAATGGAACAACGAAGTCTGGAACTGCAATCTTTCGCATGGGACTGTTCAAAGGCAGTGCGATCAAAGATTCCTGTCCTTATTTTACCGCTGTTACAGACGATATCCCAGGTAAGTTAATGATGTTTGTGAGGATTTTTATGTAATGGGATAAAAAACAGTTCATATATGTGAGAATGATAGTCTtcttttatgtgtatatatatatatatatatatatatatatatatatatatatatatatatatatatatataatattatattatattatattatataagaatTAACGtataacatttaaattttttatagcatttacatttttaaagttttcAGAATGACAGTTGATGTCAAATGTAAACTTTAATCATGACTTTAATCATGAGTGAGTTAAGCATCATCtatatttacactttttattcctttatgtTAGAAGTTTGGAATCTTTCAGCTGGCAGAgccataaaaggcaaaaaaaaaaaaaaaacagttatgattttttctttaaagaaccagagaaaagttattttcttcttattattatagctATTATCTTTACTATTACTGCATAGTTATAAAAAGTATGTATGGTAATGTAATAAAGGCAATTTCACGGTTTGCGTGTTCTTGACCTAACAGCCTGCACTTCACCTAATAGGCCTGTAGGCGGCACTTGGACTTCATTTAACCAGCTATGATAGTTTCATCAATTGGTAAATCAATACAAGATGcagtacataaataaaagtaaattgaACATTACTTACCATTAATGCAACTTCCACAAATGTAAATTCATCTATCCGTTTCAACTGATTTATGTATTAGACTGGGAAATTACTGCTCTACTCCACATTGTTTAATGAAATTTGAGCTTGTTGTGCCACATCACAATTGGTTGGTGTCTACATGGCAAACGGGCATcaattatgaattatgtaaaatgttaaaatatgtaATGGTTTAACCGAATCGAcaccctagcttttgtgatTCGTAATTGCTTTTAGTTATATATTCCTGTAGTCGAGTCAAATTCAATCACTGAAAGAGCCATATATGGTTCAGGAGCCATAGATTCATGACCCCTACTCTATGTGATCAGATGTCACAGTGAGTGTACTATGAGTGTATAATTGTTTTCCTACTTATTTATGATGGAACATCACTCATTTCCATTATTGTGTTTGATATTATCTATAACCTTTAACAGCACAAACTTTTTCTTTGGTGTCAGTGAAGATGTTctggatatttatttttttttttcaataaacagtgatatttgatatttaatatacatataaaatgtttgaatatatattatatttgtttaaccCACGGTGATATTTATTACTAATATATAATCTTCTCTGTGTCAGTGTTTGAAAGGCTCAGTAACATTGGGGGTAATGGAATAGGCTTACATGCCACGGTGGTTGTTCTGTTGGTCTTTGCTCTGGTGGCCTCTGCAGGTAGCATACTCATCACTCTCTACAACACCATCAGTAATCCATATGAAACCTATATGGGTCCTATTGGATTGTATGTCTGCAGTGGAATAAGtggtgagaaacacacacacacacacacacacacacacacacacacaggattcaGTACAAActctaagaaaaaaatatttcagtgtaTCTTTGacacatttgtatttaattttcaGGAAAACAAATTGATAAGTAGGGAATAAAATAATAGCAGGCCCCAAAGTGTtctattccttttataccacagcagttcaccAGCACAAACCATGTATTATTCAATAAAGTTTATAGTTACTTAGTGAtctggaacatccatgaaacaagtcagttcctgttatcgcttacgttataAGCAGTTATTTGCTTAACAGAACTCTTTTGAAGatctgaagttaataagacaaaagtataaaagtaaaagaaatattaacatattagtgcaagcacgttaatataagcctgtgacttgaattacagctggcacttttgtcagagctgctgttgttgaCTTTACTGCATTTaacagtattgttgttgttctatGTTTAGTGCTAAGCTCTATTAAACTAATATAACTAATATAAAGTATGAATCAATGCGTTATCTCattatctcatttttttttttacatagcatGCTTGTCGTTTTTGGCAATGGTCCTGAACCTGATTAATCTGCTTGGGATCAACATAGCAAAGGAGATGGTGTTGAAGGGAGACAATGACATAACGCTGAAGGATGGGGCTGTGACTTTTGAGGCTGGCTTTTTTATGATTCTGCCGTACATTACCGTTAACCTGCTTGCCATACTCCTGGTGTATCTGTATGCGCACGCAGCCTACAGACAACGCCAAGAACAGCAGAAACCCACGGAGGATGCACCCAAAGAGATTCTGATGTACTAATGTGCAGAAGAGTCTGTCCATAAGACTATGTGATTGAAGACATTCATGATAGGAGGTTCCACTGTAGATATATTAGACGCAAAGATCAGCGACATTTCTGCAACTAGGGTACGCTTACAATGTGACCAGAAGAAATACTGCAACAAATGTTTTggatgaaaaaacaacaacaacaacaacaacaacaacaacaaaattaatttcattctgcttttctgtctttcctaaatatctaaaaaataaatacatgttatATTGTTCTCTGTCCTAAGCATTTAATGTAAATGATGTCCTTTAAATATTctcagaaatatatttatattatatattatatattacttatatattactatatattaatatattatattactatatattaaGTACCTCCTCACACATATCAGCTTTTTTAATATACCCATAATTATTTAATGGTATTGGCCAAAGATCTCACTCTGATCATTTTATTCCAGAGACCTTTGTTGCATAATATTAACCCTTTCATGGCATGTTGGATTCTGATTAGGAGAATAAATTCAACTGCCTATCATTCCTGTTGACTTGTCTCACAACATAAGAAAACTTTATCATATGTAAAACGCCTAGAAACAACACATAGAagaaccttccacttttttcctgGGTATccaacttcttcttctttttttttttctttttttttttgacacataaaatcagaaacTTTAAAACTTTGATTTAATCAGTTTTAGCATGGGTTATTTTTACTGTGTTGTGTTAGTAAGTTATTATCTTCTTAAGGTGTGTTATACAAACAGTGAATCTGTTCTTCCTTCCAAACAAATGAGTTAGATATCATCTCTTCTTGTGTAAAATTCAGAATGTTAATTATACTAATTAGAACCTTAATAGCAGTGAGAGACAATACTTTTCATGGAGAGCATTTACCCTAGTGTGTTTTGTCACTAGGTGGCagaagtgtgttttgtttgtctcaTCTTTTCTAGTCTACATGAGTGTTGCACAGTTATTTTCCATGGATTCCTCTGTGCATTTGGGTCTTCAATATTCTAACACAGTCACTTTTTTAGAACATAAACCACTAAAATGTGTGCTGACAAATACAGTAATTGGAGCTTTTTTCCAAATTCCTCTCTCAAGAAATTCCCTTTTGTCCCAAATTATGTATCCTTGGCTGACACCTTGagacattatttaaaaacaatttgaaGACAAATTGTTGGACATATGCTTAGTTCATGCTAGATTCTGGATTAGTATATACTGGAAGTATATATAACTGTATGTGGATCTATGAAGACTTTATTGAAAGAGTTAACTTCCTGTTTAATAATGagaataatatacagtacattgggGTTCAAAaatctgag is a window encoding:
- the LOC128617543 gene encoding clarin-3, translated to MPSSEKILYFLSSAVLTIVGLAVLSYGMSAEWASSIMACSPKIDNGTTKSGTAIFRMGLFKGSAIKDSCPYFTAVTDDIPVFERLSNIGGNGIGLHATVVVLLVFALVASAGSILITLYNTISNPYETYMGPIGLYVCSGISACLSFLAMVLNLINLLGINIAKEMVLKGDNDITLKDGAVTFEAGFFMILPYITVNLLAILLVYLYAHAAYRQRQEQQKPTEDAPKEILMY